The following proteins are encoded in a genomic region of Natrinema sp. DC36:
- a CDS encoding chorismate mutase codes for MTREHTDTVTDGGIDEEDRTPEEMDLDELREEIRTIDQEIVELIAQRTYVADTIAAVKDEQGLPTTDEKQEQQVMERAGDNAEQFDVDANLVKAIFRLLIELNKVSQRRNREKSQDSDQIRDYNK; via the coding sequence ATGACTCGAGAGCACACTGACACGGTGACGGATGGCGGAATCGACGAGGAGGATCGCACGCCCGAAGAGATGGACCTCGACGAACTGCGCGAGGAGATCCGGACGATCGATCAGGAAATCGTCGAACTGATCGCTCAACGAACTTACGTCGCGGACACGATCGCTGCGGTCAAGGACGAACAGGGGCTGCCGACGACCGACGAGAAACAGGAACAACAGGTCATGGAGCGGGCCGGCGACAACGCCGAGCAGTTCGACGTCGATGCGAATCTGGTGAAGGCTATCTTCCGGCTGCTGATCGAACTGAACAAGGTGTCTCAACGACGTAACAGGGAGAAATCGCAAGACAGCGACCAAATC